One window from the genome of Pedobacter schmidteae encodes:
- a CDS encoding AMP nucleosidase, with the protein MNEEKDVKKEEKEVDKGKQVKEVESPVKKGLKSKEDIVHNWLPRYTGRPLEDFGKYILLTNFSKYVQMFSEWNDNAPIMGLDKPMQSVTANGITIINFGMGSPMAATMMDLLTAISPKAVLFLGKCGGLKKKNQLGDLILPIAAIRGEGTSNDYLPAEVPALPAFALQKAISTTIRDHSRDYWTGTCYTTNRRVWEHDKSFKKYLKTLRAMAVDMETATIFTTGFANKIPTGALLLVSDQPMIPEGVKTTESDSSVTSNYVDTHLRIGIDSLKQLINNGLTVKHLHF; encoded by the coding sequence ATGAACGAAGAAAAAGATGTAAAAAAAGAAGAGAAAGAAGTTGACAAAGGAAAACAGGTAAAAGAAGTTGAGTCTCCGGTTAAAAAAGGATTGAAATCGAAAGAAGATATTGTGCACAATTGGTTGCCAAGGTATACAGGTCGGCCGCTGGAGGACTTTGGTAAATATATATTGCTGACTAATTTTAGCAAATACGTTCAAATGTTCTCGGAATGGAATGACAATGCACCAATTATGGGGTTGGATAAACCTATGCAAAGTGTAACCGCCAATGGTATAACGATCATTAATTTCGGTATGGGAAGCCCAATGGCTGCGACAATGATGGACTTGCTGACTGCCATTAGTCCCAAAGCGGTGCTGTTTTTAGGTAAATGCGGCGGTTTAAAGAAGAAAAATCAATTGGGAGACCTTATATTGCCTATTGCGGCGATAAGAGGCGAGGGGACTTCTAACGATTATTTGCCTGCAGAAGTACCGGCTTTACCAGCCTTCGCTTTGCAGAAGGCAATATCTACCACCATTCGCGATCACTCAAGAGACTATTGGACAGGTACCTGTTATACCACCAACCGTAGGGTATGGGAACATGATAAAAGTTTTAAAAAATACCTTAAAACCCTAAGGGCAATGGCTGTGGATATGGAAACGGCTACGATATTTACTACCGGATTCGCCAATAAAATACCGACAGGAGCCTTGTTACTGGTTTCAGATCAGCCGATGATTCCTGAAGGCGTGAAGACTACAGAAAGCGACAGCAGTGTAACCAGTAATTATGTGGATACCCATCTGAGGATAGGAATTGATTCGCTGAAACAGTTAATTAATAATGGATTGACCGTTAAACATCTGCATTTTTAA
- a CDS encoding histidine phosphatase family protein produces the protein MAKTLLLVRHGKSEWGNAHLADFDRPLNPRGHRNAPEMAARLLQKDLVPELIVSSPALRAITTARHFVQAWKKSPEEIKEERAIYEANVRTLLKVINKFDNKFEYIAMFGHNPGFTDLANYLSDADIYNIPTCGIVLIEFESDDWALVSHHSGRLLQFDYPKSLNDD, from the coding sequence ATGGCGAAAACACTTCTTTTAGTTAGACATGGTAAATCAGAATGGGGCAATGCTCATCTGGCAGATTTTGACAGACCTTTGAATCCCAGGGGACATAGAAATGCACCGGAAATGGCTGCAAGACTGCTTCAAAAAGATCTTGTTCCGGAACTGATTGTAAGTAGTCCGGCCTTAAGAGCTATCACTACCGCGCGGCACTTTGTTCAAGCCTGGAAAAAATCGCCGGAAGAGATTAAAGAAGAACGGGCTATTTACGAAGCCAATGTCAGAACCCTATTAAAGGTGATCAACAAATTTGACAATAAGTTTGAATACATCGCTATGTTTGGACATAATCCAGGTTTCACAGATCTGGCCAACTACCTTAGCGATGCGGACATTTATAATATTCCAACCTGCGGTATTGTGCTCATTGAATTTGAATCTGACGATTGGGCACTGGTAAGCCACCACAGCGGCAGGCTCCTCCAGTTTGACTACCCAAAAAGTCTGAATGACGATTAA